A segment of the Diachasmimorpha longicaudata isolate KC_UGA_2023 chromosome 5, iyDiaLong2, whole genome shotgun sequence genome:
GCCGTTGAGCTCATCTTGCGTCACGAAGTAGAGTTGGCGGGAAGCTAGTAGGAAGTAGACGAAGTCAgctaatttttggggaatttctaTACGGGCTAGGTCATTGTATAGGGTGAGGGGGTTGACGTTGTCAAATGCTCCCTTTATGTCGATGAAGACACATACAGTGAATTGGTTGGATGCGAAATCTGTAAGGATTTCGGTGCTTAAGATAGAGAGGTTGTCAGCGCAGgatcggaattttctgaaaCCGAACTGATTATTGGGCAGGACATGTTCAGTTTCTAGCCACCACATGAGGCGGTTGGCTATTAATTTTTCGAGAAGTTTCAGGGTGCAGGAAGCAAGGGCTATGGGACGAAATTTGCCCGGGGTATTTTTGGGGAGGAGGAATACTAAGAATTTTCTCCATGAATCTGGAAATTGGCCGGAGTTAAGGAGGGAGTTGAAGATGTCTAGAAGACAGTTTTTGTAGGAGTTAGAGAGttttttcaaaacaaaatAGTCGATTTTATCCAGGCCTGGAGAAGAGGTGCTTTTAGTGGCGGAGAGAGCATGTTTGAGTTCATGTGGGCTGaactctttttgaagaaagggGTTGTTTTGGAAGGGGATGGCTGGAGGAAGTGGGGGGATATAGTTGGGCGGAAGTTTGGGACAGAAGTCGGAGATGAAACTCCGCATTTGATCGGCAGATCCATTGTCTTGATTAGGGATATTTGTGGGGGTGTATTCCTTGCGGTTTTTGAACCACTTGATTTTTTGCCGGACTAGGTTGATGGGGGTGTCTCTACTTAGGGATTCGCAAAATGTGGACCagccttttaatttttcttttctgagAGTGAGTTTGGTAAGGGCAGATTGGTTTTTCATCGCAATGTAGTGGTCTAGACAAATGACCTTTCTGAAAAGGGATGTGGCCTTCCTTCTGGGCGACGGCATGTGAGCAGTTTTCGTTCCACCAGGGAGCTGGGGGAGAGGGTCTGCGGTTACTTTGGTTGAAGTATTTAGACGAGTCTTTGGGTTTTGGAGACGAGGCTTGAATTGCTGACATAATGACATCAATTAGGGATTCGTATTTGAGTTGGGGGGACATGGAATTTGGGGTAATGTTAATGAGGTTTTCGTTAGCTTCAAGGTAGTCTTGGAAGGCATCCCAATCCACCTTGGAGTGGTTGATTTTATAGGAAAAACGTTTGAATTTGTCGGGAGGGACGTTCAGAAGAGTGGCAATGGGGTAGTGGTCGCTACCCATGTGGTCTTTAAGAACATGCCAAGAAGATTGGAGAGCTATATTGGAGGATGCAAGAGTGAGGTCAACGCATGAGGGGGGCGAGTTGGGGGGAGTGACTAGGGTGGGAGAACCATCGTTCAGGGGTAAGAGATTTGAGTTCGCAAGAGCATCTAGGAGTTCAGAGCCAGAGGGACAGGAATGGGACCTCAAGCCTCTGAGTGGGAGTTGAAGTCCCCAGCTATGATGGAAGCGTGGGCATTGGCGGATTTGGAGAAAAGTTGAGACCATTCTGAGGAGTGAACTGTGGCGTGAGGGTTTTTGTAAAGAGAGAAGATAGCTAGGGGTCCATCTCTGGAGGAGATATTAATGCCAATGACGTGGAGGTTTGGGGAGATGAGATTAAGGTTAGGAATTCGGGTGAAGCGTATAGATTCTTTGATCGCGATGGCAATGCCACCCCCCTGTTGGTTTAGAAGGTCATCTCTGTAGAGATAAAAGCCGCGGAGGGCGGTGTGAGGATGAGAGGGTTTGAGCCAGGTTTCAGAAAGGAGAATGATATCATAGTTGAAGGCAATATTTTGGAGGTCACCTAGCTTTGGTCGAAGACTGCGGGCATTCCATTGCAAGATTTTGAGTCCAGGACAGGCAGAATTAGTTGAGGTTGTGAAGTTCATAGTGTGGTGGATAATGAGGGGCGAGAGGTGTTGAAGGGTGACGTAGGGGCGGACAGGGAAGAGGAAGGAAGGTTTGGAGGGGGGGTGGTCTGGGAGGAGGGATGATATAGGTTGTTGATTAGGTTAGAGATGTTCGCGATTTTGTTGGTGAGGCCAAAGCTTTCAACTAAGGCAGCGAGTTTATGGAGGAAGAGATCGAGGAAGCTTCTAATTTGGTCAAGGACCTGAGAGAGGTCGGACGAGGGTAAGAGAGACGGTTGGTGAGAAGGGTATCTCATTTCTGAAGGAGGAGGAAGGTTGGAATAGTTAGCACCATTTGGAGAAATAAGGAGATGGGAATGGTTGGGGGAGGAAGAGTTGGAGATATGTGAGGTTCTTGAGGAGCTGCGGGGGGCTTTATGCATGAGCTTGCGGGAGTATTGGAGGTGCTTGTCACGAGACGAGTTTGACAAGGGTAGAGGGACGGGGTTTGAGTCTTTGCGCAGTGGAGTTGGAGGGATGGCAGGAGAGCGATGAGGCACAAGGTCGGAGTCAGGGAGATGACGAGGGGTGGGTTGGAGAGTGGTTGACATTGGTTGTGTGAGCGAGGAGGTGTGTGAGATTGGAGGGAAGTGATGAGGGGAGTTAGCAAAGTTAGAAGGTGAGGGGGCAGGTAAGTGCCCGGGGGGAGCATTTGGGAGATTGGAGGAGATAATGTGTCTAGCTTCAATATAGGAAATACCCCGTTGGGCGGCATATCTGTGTATGAGTCTTTGCCTGGCTAGTTGGGGGTAGTTGTTGTCGGTTGAGGGATGTCTCCCTTTGCAGTTGATGCAGAAAGGGTCCTGGTCAACTTTTGGACAAGGGGAGTTTGCGGGAAGGTTGTTGTGGTCCACTTTGCCAAAATGGTTGCAGGTTGTTTGGCGTCTACAGTGGGCTTTTGAGTGGCCGAAACGAAGGTAATTGGAGCATCTTTTGATTTGGGATGTGTAGGGGGAGACTTGGAGGCGAATGTTGTATAGAGATACATGGGTTGGGAGAGTCTGACCTTCGAACTTGATGAGTATGGAGGTAGAAGGGGACATGTGCCTGGTTCCATCGGAGAGGGATGTGAATCGGTTGCAACGGGAAATTTCTTTGATTGGGATATCGCTGATGAGGTCTGATTGAAGATCAGGGATGGAGATATTGAGGGGCACAtctttaaggggttattctcatgtgagcacttcaaaaaatcgattttttttttgatattttgacagtaaaacctattgaaaacatgctgtgaaaaattcagaccgaaattcatagtatttgataagttacagctcatagtcgccgacgtgtcgtaagcgattgtctaccaggctttcaactttaaacgcgtttttctcgaatcatcattttctgaaacggtcaaggtcctacaagaaaaagtattcaaccgattgctttaaaatttacatatgttcttctactcatttatagttatcgtccctaccacaattgtttattttcgacaatatcttcatattttttttaaacaatttgtaacgaaaaagaaggagattttcgtgattttttttttgaagttcgatatttttttttgtttttaatgaaattgattatatttggtagggacgatagcctcCCTAGATAGATGAATGTTCATGAGAACTTTGGCTAGGTTGACTCCATGAATGTCAGGGGTGTTTGGGTTGGAGTAGTCGGCTTGGAAGAAGACCTCAAAGGATTGGTTTGAGGACTTGAGagggaaacaatttttctgtaGTTCTTAGGATATGATGGGGCGTCGAGGTGTCCTCGTTGGGAGAATGGTAGGAGGGGCAGAGGACGAGGTTGAGGTTTCAGGATGAGGGGAGGAGGCTTCGTGAagcttttttttcatggatttGGGGAGTTCGAAATCTGGTTCTTCGTCAGAGGATCTAGCTGTACGTTTGCCAAGAGCATTTTTTTCTGGGGTGCTCATCTCAGTGTCGTTAACAGGAGGTGATGAGGGATGAACAAGGGGGAGGTGATCGAATTTTGTGGTGAGAGTGCAGAGAAGTTATCAAGAGTGTTTTGGGAAATGGCGTTAAGAGTGAGGGGGGATATGTATCAAGGTAGGCCGAGCGTTGAGCAGCTTCGATAAGAAGTGAGTCGCTAGGATCATGTGGTGGAGAGGGCGAGGTTCGGTTAAGTTGAGGGGGAGATGGAGAGTTCTGGGGAAGGAATGGGTCGTTGAAGATTATATCGCGTTTTTTTAGTTGATGGCTGATGTCGTAGTTGTGCTCGTTGGTAACGTTGGTTGACTTGGTGTTGATTAAGATGGCCTTGGAGGCTGGGCGGTCCTCCATCTTGGAGCGGTAGCGTCACCTCGACGGGGACGCTGTTGAGGTTAGGGCGACACGTGGCCAAGCCACGTGCTACTTACGAGTTTAATTAGTATAGGCACTAATCGGTATGCAGATTCGGCGGCTTGATGTGATCTGCAAGATTTCGTCAGGATAGTAAAGTACGACACGGGAGGAAGCTACTACTGTGGTAGGAAAAACGAAAGTAGAGGCGCGCTGAGGAATACGTCCATACACGTCGGAGGCTGAAGGCCGAATCTCATGAGCATCCTTTGACAGAACGTTGAAAGATGATTTGtggattactatcgccatttataaaacataaaaattttgtgttacaacaaaattatgatagaGGACTTTCGCATTCCTTTCTTCGAtcggtaattttcacaacaagtaaagaaattctctCTTTCAGTTTCCTACAGCGATTCTAGATGGCCCTACCCCCGAAACtgctggggaaaatggccgccacttcctgtaccattGTTTGCGGATGTACCTAGTTTAGACCCATCCGCTAAGTTGCAGCAGCCCCCAGCAGCTTGAGCAAATACGTGACCACGAATGTGTCTCAACTCGCGAGGTGGCGTTAGTATCACCAGGGCGATCCATTTTCGAATATCAAATGTTAGGGAAGTAGGAAAAAACAATATAATTCGtaatattgataataaaagACGAAAGTAACAAatgttttaatcatttttattaaacataaaatgtggcgaaaacaaataaaaaaacaggtTTCTTTTATACAGAACACATTGAGTGATGCTTTTTTTCAATACCACAATAGtcttttatcaataataaacGAATTACGACGTgcaccatttcgattgtttttttttgtattgattAGTTTTGATTTGACTCGCATTTAGACTAGTGCAATACTCTTGCATACGTcgcattacaaaaaaattgaataatgtgCACTAACATTTCTGTACCGTGTTCAGTACATGGAAACGATACTCGCTTTGATTTTAATACATCAGTTATAATCAAGTCGAAAACATGTAAGGAGTCTCGGTGAATTTCAAAGAGACTTtctaaatataatataaatttataaaaatgcgTATTAGGGTGATAATTATCAGTGTCTTTATTCCACTGCGTAAGCGAAGCTTCGGGTCTTCATTTTGAGCCACTGCTTCTTTCTGATAGGAGACaaaggaattttcaatttctttggcTCTGTTTGCTTTTTCAATGTCTGGAGCCTTTTAGCCACAGTCCTTTTGGCCTTAAGACAGAAGTTACAGATTGTAGTTCCCTCCACAATCAAAAGACAGTGCGTGTGTCGCCAAACATTGCTTATGTCTCTCACTACTGTTTTGGAGTTTATTTTAGGAACGTCTTTCAGTTTACGAGAACCGGCGCAGACGTGAATTTTATCTAAATTGAATAATAGAGCCTCCACCTGCTGGACAGTGTGTAGTTTCTCATCCATACTCAGCCTCGACAAACTCACATTTTGATCGAGAATATATGCTTTCCCAACCATTTCTTGATTGATGATTATTCTTTTCGAAGCATATATCTTTTAATTATTGCCAAATTCAATGCAATGATTTTTTGAGGAGAAAGTGACATTTTCACTTTTCTGTGGCAGATATTCCACAGACCCATCAGCGGGAAGTTTAACCatttcagttaaatttttcTGGTGAATCTGAGAAAGTTCGACTGTGGTAGATTGCCTGAACAAGTCGTCCAAAGAATGGTTGGAGGAGTTAATTGTTTCACTTTCTATTTCAAAATTAGAAGAACAAGCACTCAGAGGCCTTGCTTGTGACTCCATAGCCTCTGCATGATAAACACTCGAAACGTCAGATCTTGTCGAACAAGAACTCGAAGATCTGGTATGTTGCTTCGTAGCATGCAATTCCCAATTACTTGAGATATTCGAGATCACATCTGTGTCTACACCTGTCCACACGAATTGAGAAGGAATCGCGCCTTTCTGTAATCGAGCTATTTTATAAGGAATCTAGGAAAGAGAAATACTATTGTGAActttgtcaatgaaaattaattgattaattagttaattaggACTCACCTTCTGTACTATTGTTCCATCGATGGCATAAATGATTTTAtgtctctctatttcactttCAAGAAAATGTTGATAACAAATTGGATCTCCTGACTTGAGCAAAGGCATTTTTGTGGCAAATTTCCATTCTTTCAAGCGTGCAAGATCTTTAGGAGTACTAAAACAAGGCCCTTTATCGGGGTTACTTGAATAGCCTACTGTACATCCAATGATCGTACACGATGGCATAATGTCACacaatttttcttattcattttatttattgaattttatttattctgatttttttatacttctATCAACTAAGTTGTTTGATCGCTCGGGGTTATGTCGGCTCCCAACCAAATGTAAACACGGTAAACACTCCCTGGTGACACATACGCCACCCCGCGGTTTAGTTCATACTTGAAGACAAGATCGGGCACGCCAATATTATATAGAGAAGTAGGAGAGTTACAGGGGGCTGGTTGCAGTGGGCTGCTTGAATCGAACCATATTGAGGTTAGAATCCCTGGGCACAGtttcatctcatttttcccagaaaaaCCTCAACTACTAGTGTTCAATCAATGTTATTGCGCATAAaacaattgttgataattaatgatgagCCGACGCGATGGCTGGGGCCCATCAGTGATTTCGAGTGGATTGTGATGTGATGACAAGTCACGTGAATTCGAGAGTCGATCGGTAAACAATAAATGGCCACGTGCGAGTGACTCGTAGACATTTACTTGGATTCGGAACATTTAATCCTTTGGAAGACACTCTTCGACTCTGGTTGAAGGCGTTGAAGAATCTCTGCGGTACAAAATGAGCAGATTTTCAAAGTGGATTGatattttatggttttttctACTGCTTTGGGAATTATGATGACATTACTGGTGGCATAACCCTGGTACCAGATAGCCAAAATCCGACTTGCTGCCGTGTCACTGTCGACAAAAATTGCTGACCCACTGTTCTGGCACTGTCGACAGTGGCAAAATAGAAAGATCGACAGTACATCGACAGTAGTAAGCGGATTAATTTCGAGGGTCGTTTTTTGATGGGGCCCCATTAGACCTCTCTTACGAGCTAGGCTCGATGACTCAGAAGGGGTGGTAGACCCTTTTTTGAGAGATCCACGGTAGATGACACTACCGTGAATTTCGATGGAACAGTAGATGGCAGTAGGTTGGGGGATGGTGTGGGTTAATGGTATTGATTAATGCGGAAACCGGATCGGGATTACACAACacgaataattataattctaCCACAAATAGTCTTTATTGAAAACTCTAGAAACTTAAATATACAAAAGACGCTTTGGCTGCAGCTGTGGCGTGTTAACTCTCTAGGGAATACTAACTAGTTTTCAGTGCGCGACAACTCAGTCGTCGTCGCGCCTAGGGACAAGCTTCTGCTTGCGCTGGCGGCGCTGGTGAGGCTGCGTCGGTAAAACAGCCGCCGGGCGTGCTGATGGTAACGGGGGGAACGCCACATCTACTCCCCCTCCAGTGTCCTTGCCCGAAGGGGAAGGGAACGATACTTTTTTTCGGGAATACGTTCTCGCTGGTCGGTCCATTGAGGTAGATGGTAGAGGATCAGGTACTGTAACTGGAGGTGCTGGTTGGCTGGAGGTCCGGTCTCGTCGATTTTCGTCCTCTGTAGTCGAATGAGGTACTTTTGCGACGAAGGCTGGTTTAAGACGATCGACCGAGATGTTTTTCTCGACCCCATCGACGTCGACAATAAAGTTTCGATCGTCAACTCGTTTAATCACTCGATAGGGTCCAGCGTAGGGTGGTTCCAAAGGCTTCCTGACGGCGTCGATTCGCACGAAGACGTGTGAGCAGGTGTAGAGCTCTTTCAGGATGAAGCATCTGCTCTTGACGTGGTGAGCCGTGGGGGTTGGGCGTACTTTGCGTATATGCTCCCTGAACTTCTCCAGAAAGAAGTTTGGCTCAGCTGGCATGTCTGCCGTGGTGAAAAATTCGCCTGGGATCCTGAGCTCGGTGCCGTACAGGAGTTGAGCGGGAGAGGCATTAAGGTCCTCCTTAATGCAGGTCCGGAGGCCGAGCATGACGGTCGGCAGCAGCTCTGGCCATGGTGTAGGGGCGTTGCACATAAGTGCAGCCTTAACTGTCCGGTGCCATCTCTCCAATATCCCATTTGATTGAGGGTGATACGGAGAAGTGTGGATTTTGTTGGCTCCGATCATCTGGGCGAGAGCGGTGAACAGTCTGGACTCGAACTGGCTTCCTTGGTCTGTGGTGATGGTCAGCGGAGTGCCGAACTGCGTAACCCAGTGTCCGTAAAAGGCTGTGGCAATCGTGTCAGCCTCGATGTTAGAGAGTGGAACTGCCACGGGCCACCTGGTGAACCTGTCGATGATGGTCAGACAGTAGCGCAGTCCGTTCACACGAGGGAGTTCGATAATGTCCAAATGGACGTGGTCGAAACGATTGTCGGGCACGTCAATGTGGATAGGGTCCAGCCGGTTATGTCTCTGCACCTTGGAGCGCTGACAAGGGAGACATTCGCGGGTCCAACGAATGGCGTCACGTTTGATGCCAGGCCACACGAATTTCTCTTTAAGATGTCGTGCTGTCACTCGTCCAGAGGGGTGCGCCAGGTTATGCACGACCTCGAAAGCCTGTTGACGTAAAGCCTCCGGTATGAAGGGGCGAAGTCGTCCAGTTGAGATGTCGCAATAAATTTCGAACCCTTCGAGGATCAGAGGTTGGAGCTTCAGCGCCTTGTTGAAGCTGTTGACGAGTCGTGCCAGCTCCTGGTCGTTTTGTTGGGCCTCGTAAATGATGTCTGTGCTGAGGCCTTTGGGCATGTCGATGGTGCAAACTCGCGACAGAGCATCAGCGACGATGTTGTCCTCACCCTTTACGTGGACGATGGTGGTCGTGAACTGGGAGATGAAGCTCAGTTGGTTGACTTGTCGGGGTGATGCCTTCTCGGGTCGCTGGTGGAACGCGTAGACGAGGGGCTTGTGGTCCGTTTTCACGAAGAACTCACGACCCTCGACTATGTGTTTGAAGTACTTAATACCGGAGAAGATGGCGAGTAGCTCACGGTCATAAGTACTGTAGCGTTGTTCAGTGGGGCTCAGCTTCCTCGAGAAGAAACCTAATGGTTGCCATGTGGAATCGACGAGTTGCTCCAAGGCGCCTCCGATGGCTGAATCGGAAGCGTcagtggagagagacagaggggctGATGCTGACAGAAAAGACGCCCTGGTGGCCTTGGCCACACTCTGCTTGCAACTCTCCAGAGCTGCTTCCGATTCCGGGGTCCAAGGGACTTTGCGCTTGTCCTTTTTCTTGGCCTGCTTCAGGTGCTCGTTCAGGGGGGCCTGGATCGCTGCGGCCAGAGGGATACAGCGGCGGTAGTAGTTAACCATGCCGAGGAATCTCCGGAGGTCCTCGATGGTCTCTGGCTTGGGGTAGCTCACAATTGCTTCTACCTTGTTGGTGGGCGGACAATAGCCATGCCTGTTAAGGGTGTACCCCAGGTACAGGACCTCCTCCTGAGCGAATTGGCACTTGCCTGGGTTGATCGTCAGGTGGTTGTTAAGAAGCAGCTTGAGGATGGCTTCCACATGGCGTTGATGTTGCTCTGGAGTCGTGGAATAGATGATGATGTCATCAATGTAACACGCAGCGAATTGACAATCTCGTAGCAAATTGTCCATATGCCTTTGAAAGGTTTGTGCGGCGTTGCACAGTCCAGGTGGCATGCCGCAAAACTCAAAAAGGCCGAAGGGAGTGGTCACCGCAGTCTTGGGGATGTCCTCTTCAGCTACTGGGATCTGGTGATAGGCACGCACCAGGTCTAGGGTGGTGAAGATGCTACTACCATGACAGCGCTGGATCACGTCCTCTATGTGCGGGATGGGGTAGCGATCGGGTGTCGTTTGGCGATTGAGCTGTCTGTAATCACCTGTTGCACGCCAAGCGCCGTCTTTCTTGGCCACCATATGTATCGGGCTGGACCACTGGCTGCTGGAAGGCCTAATGACACCGAACTGTAGGAGCAGGTCGAAATTCTCCTTGGCGGACTGGAGTTTCTCGCCAGCTAAACGACGTGGGCGCTCTGCTACAGGTGGGCCTGTGGTGGGGATGTGGTGTGCGACTGGGCTGCTGAAGCTGATCGTGGGGATCGGTGCAGGCTTGGTGACATCAATATACTTTTGCAGCAGTCCCGTGTAGAATGGAGGTAACTGCCGGGCTTTATCGACTGGAGAGACGTTGAAAATTGGGGTCTCGAGCAAGGTGCCGGTGACACTGAGACTGGTCACTTTGTCGACCAGACGGCGACCTTGGATGTCGATGAGCAAACCATAGTAGGCCAGCAGGTCTGCACCGATGATCGCAGTCTTAACGTCCGCAATGGTGAAGGGCCACTTCAGGGCACGACGGAGACCGAGGTTTAGGTTGAGCACCCGCTGTCCGTACGTGTGAATGATGGTTCCGTTGGCTGCATATAATTGGAACTCTGCTGGTTTTTCGTTGTGTTCTCGCTTGTCTCGTGGAATTATAGATATGACGGATCCAGAATCCACGAGGAACCTGATTTGTGAGATTCTGTCGGTGAAGAATAGGCGGTGTTCTTTGGTGTCCGGGTTGTTGTTGTTGAAGTCGCTGTCGCCTACCGCCATGACTGACGACAGCGGTTTTAGTTTCCCCGGCTCGATAGTTGACCATAGGTGGAGGAAACGAAGTTACAAGGTTTGTGACACTTACGTGCCTCATCTCCAAACCTTGCGTGGTACATGCACATACCTCCTGGAGCTGGCGAGTTTGGTCGCGAAGTAGAGGGGTGACGTGACCTGGACCTGCCTCTGTTGACGGCATGACCTAGCCTCTCGATGGACTTGGCCATGCTCTGGTTCAGGGTGATCAGCTGGGTCATCGCTAGTCGCAGCTCAGTAAGTTCTGAGGCCACTGAGCTCGTGTGTTGCTGGACGGGTGGCCTCGCATGGCTGGAAACAGCCATGACGGTTGTTCTCGAGGACTCCTCCAGCAGATCGTCAGCGGCGACGGCCAGGTCCTTCAATGGCAACGTCTTGGTGATCTTGAGGATCCTCCTCACGTCAGCAGGCAACAGTGACAGCCATTTGACCCGTAGAGTGTCCTCTGTGGCTCTGTTGCCAGCCAGCAATTGTAGCTGACGGAGTAACTGTGAAGGCTTCTGACTCCCCAGCTGTACCTCTGACAGGGCCTTTTCTAGCTGTCGGTCGGGAGAGTCGGTGATCCGTTTCAGAAGCTCTTGTTTGAGGTATTTGTACTTATCTGTTGCTGGGGGATTTTCCAGGATGTCAGGAATCTCCTGCAGGACGTCTGGGCTGAGGTGGCTTACCACGAGGTGGAATTTGTCGACGTCACCCGTAACACGGTAGGCCTCGAAGACGGAGTCGGCCTGATAGAACCAAAGTTGTGGCTGACTCTTACTGAACACTGGCAATTTGAAGCGGTACCCGCGTGGTGCTTCAACGTTGGCCACGTGTGTCGAAGAATCAGGTTGATTGACGCACTCGATGTTGTCGTCGAGGTCGATCAACGAGTCGTTGAGGTCGCCTCTCTGTCCGAAGCCCAAGGGACTGCGTCGTCTCGTAGCATCCGGAGGTGGTCGTGGCGTGCTGTACATGTCGCTCTTTTGCTCGTTGAGTTTTG
Coding sequences within it:
- the LOC135162062 gene encoding uncharacterized protein LOC135162062, producing MYSTPRPPPDATRRRSPLGFGQRGDLNDSLIDLDDNIECVNQPDSSTHVANVEAPRGYRFKLPVFSKSQPQLWFYQADSVFEAYRVTGDVDKFHLVVSHLSPDVLQEIPDILENPPATDKYKYLKQELLKRITDSPDRQLEKALSEVQLGSQKPSQLLRQLQLLAGNRATEDTLRVKWLSLLPADVRRILKITKTLPLKDLAVAADDLLEESSRTTVMAVSSHARPPVQQHTSSVASELTELRLAMTQLITLNQSMAKSIERLGHAVNRGRSRSRHPSTSRPNSPAPGGMCMYHARFGDEARKCHKPCNFVSSTYGQLSSRGN
- the LOC135163045 gene encoding uncharacterized protein LOC135163045 isoform X2 yields the protein MPSCTIIGCTVGYSSNPDKGPCFSTPKDLARLKEWKFATKMPLLKSGDPICYQHFLESEIERHKIIYAIDGTIVQKKGAIPSQFVWTGVDTDVISNISSNWELHATKQHTRSSSSCSTRSDVSSVYHAEAMESQARPLSACSSNFEIESETINSSNHSLDDLFRQSTTVELSQIHQKNLTEMVKLPADGSVEYLPQKSENVTFSSKNHCIEFGNN
- the LOC135163045 gene encoding uncharacterized protein LOC135163045 isoform X1 — encoded protein: MPSCTIIGCTVGYSSNPDKGPCFSTPKDLARLKEWKFATKMPLLKSGDPICYQHFLESEIERHKIIYAIDGTIVQKIPYKIARLQKGAIPSQFVWTGVDTDVISNISSNWELHATKQHTRSSSSCSTRSDVSSVYHAEAMESQARPLSACSSNFEIESETINSSNHSLDDLFRQSTTVELSQIHQKNLTEMVKLPADGSVEYLPQKSENVTFSSKNHCIEFGNN